A single genomic interval of Psychroserpens sp. NJDZ02 harbors:
- a CDS encoding chondroitinase-B domain-containing protein, which produces MKKTVYILVLSLFLISCGKKTITTQASVTTVSNIEALNSAIKDAKPGDNIVLANGTYKDFEIKFRGKGTEDNPITLKAETAGKVSIEGQSYLKFGGEYLVVEGLHFKNGFSPSSAVIDFKISHKDAPDEIADHCKVTNCVIEDFNKPKRDNSDLWVQFWGRHNELSNSYIAGKTNRGPTVRVSIEGVESINNYHQIINNHFGPRPVKGGPSGETIQLGNSYTSMSPSHTMVANNLFEECNGEVEVISSKTNFNEFRNNVFYKSEGSLVTRHGNYCKIDGNYFIGDGVNENYGGIRIINTGHWVTNNFFYNLKGKSFRSPLAVMNGIPKSPLNRYNQVTDVVVAYNTYVNCSSPWQFGVGTNIAQADVLPKSEIRSARAIRTTVANNVVYNEKGLEAIVVENDKADGVTFVNNVVDNKGVSFNDFDGGIIAASLELKKLTDNLFLPIGVPEEIKAYKGFDFNTIEKDLFGTSRIDNTSIGAVIGTEVGSPNILDKSKYGTTWYSNEAEVKAPVTHVVNEAEDLQAKINEANSGDIIAIAEGSYAFKKALIINKAITIQSQGEKKAKLVYVGPSETPLFSLQSKGKLTINNIVLEGNENNYAFASLKENMANHFGLTVSNTEISDFDYVLKVYKESFSERITFENTAITNCENGLELSEETNDKGDYNTEYLTINNCHFDNVKANVIDYYRGGYDESTIGGNLLITNSTFINCGAKEKNKTLLNHNGIVNVNITKNTFKNNKVQFVSTLWGAKNNVESENTLVNSGQINTEENLKMKLMY; this is translated from the coding sequence ATGAAAAAAACAGTATATATTTTAGTTTTATCTCTTTTCCTTATCTCTTGTGGAAAAAAAACAATAACAACACAAGCTAGTGTTACTACGGTATCTAATATAGAAGCATTAAATAGCGCTATTAAAGATGCTAAGCCTGGTGATAATATTGTGTTGGCTAATGGAACTTATAAGGATTTTGAAATAAAATTTAGAGGAAAAGGAACTGAAGACAATCCAATAACCTTAAAGGCGGAAACGGCAGGTAAAGTGTCCATTGAAGGACAGTCGTATTTGAAATTTGGAGGGGAATACTTAGTGGTTGAAGGGTTGCATTTTAAAAATGGATTTTCACCATCTAGTGCTGTAATAGATTTTAAAATTAGTCATAAGGATGCGCCGGATGAAATCGCTGACCATTGTAAGGTGACTAATTGTGTTATTGAAGATTTTAATAAGCCTAAAAGGGATAATAGTGATTTATGGGTGCAATTTTGGGGAAGACATAATGAGTTGAGCAATAGTTATATTGCAGGTAAAACAAACAGAGGCCCAACAGTAAGAGTTAGTATAGAAGGTGTTGAAAGTATTAATAATTATCATCAAATTATTAATAATCATTTTGGACCAAGACCTGTAAAAGGTGGGCCAAGCGGAGAAACTATTCAATTAGGTAATAGTTATACGTCTATGTCTCCAAGCCATACTATGGTTGCTAATAATTTATTTGAAGAATGTAATGGTGAAGTTGAGGTGATTTCTAGTAAAACTAATTTCAACGAGTTTAGAAATAATGTGTTTTATAAAAGTGAGGGGTCTTTAGTGACACGTCATGGTAATTACTGTAAAATCGATGGGAATTATTTTATAGGTGATGGTGTAAACGAGAATTATGGTGGGATTAGAATAATTAACACAGGGCATTGGGTTACAAATAATTTCTTTTACAATTTAAAAGGGAAAAGCTTTAGAAGTCCTTTAGCGGTTATGAATGGAATTCCTAAATCACCATTAAACCGTTACAACCAAGTCACAGATGTGGTTGTTGCTTATAATACTTACGTTAATTGTAGTTCGCCTTGGCAATTTGGTGTGGGTACAAATATCGCGCAAGCGGATGTGTTACCAAAATCAGAAATTAGATCGGCTCGAGCAATTAGAACAACGGTTGCTAATAACGTTGTGTATAATGAAAAAGGGTTGGAAGCTATTGTTGTGGAAAACGATAAAGCAGACGGTGTAACATTTGTAAATAATGTAGTCGATAATAAAGGCGTGTCGTTTAATGATTTTGATGGTGGTATTATAGCGGCCTCTTTAGAGTTGAAAAAGTTAACGGATAATCTGTTTTTACCAATAGGAGTTCCTGAAGAAATAAAAGCTTATAAAGGTTTCGATTTTAATACGATTGAGAAAGACTTATTTGGAACGTCAAGAATAGATAATACCAGTATTGGTGCAGTAATCGGCACAGAGGTTGGTAGTCCTAATATTTTGGATAAATCTAAATACGGAACAACTTGGTATTCAAATGAAGCAGAAGTGAAAGCTCCAGTAACGCATGTTGTAAACGAAGCAGAGGATTTACAAGCTAAAATAAATGAAGCTAATAGTGGGGATATTATCGCTATAGCGGAAGGTAGTTATGCTTTTAAGAAGGCTTTAATAATTAATAAAGCAATTACAATACAATCTCAAGGAGAAAAGAAGGCTAAGTTAGTATATGTGGGACCGTCTGAGACACCATTGTTTTCATTGCAATCTAAAGGTAAATTAACAATTAATAATATTGTTTTAGAAGGGAATGAAAATAATTATGCCTTTGCAAGTTTAAAAGAAAACATGGCTAACCACTTCGGTCTAACAGTTTCAAATACTGAAATTAGTGATTTTGACTATGTGTTAAAAGTGTATAAAGAATCATTTTCAGAGCGTATTACTTTTGAGAATACGGCAATCACAAACTGTGAAAATGGATTAGAATTATCAGAGGAAACCAACGATAAAGGAGATTATAATACAGAGTATTTAACCATTAATAACTGTCATTTTGATAATGTAAAAGCAAATGTGATTGATTATTATAGAGGGGGGTATGACGAGTCTACTATCGGCGGAAACCTTCTAATCACGAATAGTACTTTTATTAATTGTGGAGCTAAAGAAAAGAACAAAACATTATTGAATCATAACGGGATTGTAAATGTGAATATCACTAAAAACACATTTAAAAACAACAAAGTACAGTTTGTCTCTACATTATGGGGAGCAAAAAATAATGTAGAGTCCGAAAACACTCTAGTTAATTCAGGGCAAATTAACACGGAAGAGAATTTGAAAATGAAATTGATGTATTAA
- a CDS encoding heparinase II/III family protein has translation MKSITLLFISLLGWFQTVEGQTIPSDKVLSNQDLASYLTSTVQQDLKTNGAISEADLARFFRTKFTERYFYNWETNEKRFKEYTEIYPEAKINHTERALDHLAKFPAKAQWELPFNYQNGDPVNAYALRHLARQHKMIDIGYYYFYQNKDEQYLDYFTEQLASLNTALVNKQYERIEDGNGVYEAFRSGYRMINWLQLHSLFLGQSGYSDAEQLVTIATFLQHAQHLYEHNKTFKSGNHQTRGLSALAMLSIVLRDFKGADEWYKHSMTLLGEHLDKEINDDGFQFERTIHYHMSDIGTYFYVYQLAKKSKLPINPVWENKLESLFTTLTKIAFPDKSAPVLSDDTDAPWAVKNDISGAMTLGYLLFEDPEMGYFAKNKLSTKFYWDASAVQLEKLKNINSVAPKHLSLSFPDTGYYIMREGWNAKDNMMVISAGLDPLKPDHQHGDILGVQAMANGQVVLPNYQVRYSLKDLELFKNSMTKNVALVDNELLGKQYTSNKGGSGFGKFKQLAQPKVIAFDTSDHLDVFVGSHDGFENIGVDYNRQVITIKNDFWIVKDNFKSKDSHEYKQVWQGHYTEENGADLLRSSFDDGSGLDIFQLNTIDKVETDGARGKEWSVVSKSNAKQFSFITIVYPFETYDKRIDEDAKDKQFSGWKLNASKWIADNSDAVSLTKEGVSMFFSVKTLEFGDTKIKFEEVVDVLVNTGAEGLRLQLLSKKECKAEITQKGVKQKIKCSVKAN, from the coding sequence ATGAAGTCAATAACACTACTTTTTATAAGTTTATTAGGATGGTTTCAAACTGTTGAAGGGCAAACGATACCTTCTGATAAGGTTTTGTCTAATCAAGATTTAGCATCTTATTTAACAAGCACTGTTCAACAAGATTTAAAAACTAACGGAGCTATTTCTGAAGCGGACTTAGCACGGTTTTTTAGAACAAAATTTACGGAACGTTATTTCTATAATTGGGAAACTAACGAGAAGCGATTTAAGGAATACACAGAGATTTATCCTGAGGCCAAAATAAATCATACAGAACGCGCATTGGATCATTTGGCAAAATTTCCCGCGAAAGCGCAATGGGAATTGCCTTTTAATTATCAAAACGGAGATCCAGTAAATGCTTATGCTTTGCGCCATTTGGCTAGGCAGCATAAAATGATAGATATTGGATACTATTATTTTTACCAGAATAAAGACGAGCAATATCTTGATTATTTTACAGAACAATTAGCGTCTTTAAATACAGCCTTAGTCAATAAACAATATGAACGTATTGAAGATGGTAATGGCGTGTATGAGGCCTTTCGTTCTGGATACCGTATGATTAATTGGTTGCAATTACACAGTTTGTTTTTAGGACAGTCTGGCTACTCTGATGCGGAGCAATTAGTGACCATTGCAACGTTTTTACAACATGCGCAACATTTATATGAGCATAATAAAACGTTTAAATCGGGTAATCATCAAACACGAGGATTGTCGGCTTTAGCAATGCTGTCTATTGTATTGAGAGATTTTAAAGGTGCGGACGAGTGGTATAAGCATTCTATGACGCTTTTAGGAGAGCACTTAGATAAAGAAATTAATGATGATGGGTTTCAGTTTGAGCGCACAATCCATTATCATATGAGTGATATAGGGACTTATTTTTATGTGTACCAATTAGCTAAGAAAAGCAAATTACCAATAAACCCGGTATGGGAAAACAAATTAGAGTCGTTATTTACAACACTTACTAAAATTGCATTTCCCGATAAATCAGCGCCTGTGTTGTCTGACGATACAGATGCACCTTGGGCCGTAAAAAATGATATTTCTGGAGCAATGACTTTAGGGTATTTGCTTTTTGAAGATCCTGAGATGGGATACTTTGCAAAGAATAAATTAAGTACAAAGTTTTATTGGGATGCTAGTGCAGTACAGTTAGAGAAATTAAAAAATATTAATTCTGTAGCACCAAAACACTTGTCTTTGTCTTTTCCAGACACGGGCTATTATATAATGCGAGAAGGTTGGAATGCTAAGGATAATATGATGGTGATTTCGGCTGGATTAGATCCTTTAAAGCCTGATCATCAACATGGTGATATTTTGGGTGTTCAAGCAATGGCTAATGGTCAAGTTGTATTACCAAATTATCAAGTCCGTTATTCATTAAAAGATTTAGAGTTGTTTAAAAACTCCATGACTAAAAATGTAGCTTTAGTCGATAACGAATTGCTTGGTAAACAATATACAAGTAATAAAGGAGGTAGCGGATTTGGTAAGTTTAAACAATTGGCACAACCAAAAGTAATTGCTTTTGATACTAGTGATCATTTAGATGTTTTTGTAGGTAGTCATGATGGTTTTGAAAACATTGGTGTAGACTATAACAGACAAGTTATTACTATTAAAAATGATTTCTGGATTGTTAAGGATAATTTTAAGTCGAAAGACAGTCACGAATACAAACAAGTTTGGCAAGGACATTACACGGAAGAAAATGGTGCCGATTTATTGCGGTCTTCTTTTGATGATGGTTCAGGGTTGGATATTTTTCAGTTGAATACAATAGATAAAGTAGAAACAGACGGCGCAAGAGGTAAAGAGTGGTCTGTGGTGTCAAAATCGAATGCAAAACAATTCAGCTTTATAACAATTGTTTATCCTTTTGAAACTTATGACAAACGTATAGATGAGGATGCTAAAGATAAACAGTTTAGCGGTTGGAAGCTTAATGCTTCAAAGTGGATTGCTGATAATAGTGACGCTGTTTCTTTAACTAAAGAGGGGGTTTCTATGTTCTTTTCAGTTAAAACATTAGAATTTGGTGATACTAAAATTAAGTTTGAAGAAGTTGTGGATGTGTTAGTGAATACTGGGGCTGAAGGGTTGAGGTTACAATTGCTTAGTAAAAAGGAATGTAAAGCTGAAATTACTCAGAAAGGGGTAAAGCAAAAAATTAAGTGTTCAGTAAAAGCTAATTAA
- the gndA gene encoding NADP-dependent phosphogluconate dehydrogenase, with the protein MKKVIFVIGVSGCGKSTIGKLLSEALDIPFFDGDDFHPESNITKMSNGQALNDADRQGWLETLNNLAKKQLNKGSCVIVCSALKQKYRDLLSLTIEDDTAWVHLNGAFDQILERVNSRADHFMPAELLQSQFDTLEIPKNAIQIDISATPENIIKIIKQELMNTSEFGLFGLGIMGKSLCRNLANNGFKISMFNRHVDSVEVDVAKNFKAQYTELAQAEAFDDISAFVNSLQQPRRIMLMVNAGKTIDYVIEDLLPHLTKNDIIIDGGNSNYKKTKERYDYLKTKGVNFIGTGVSGGEEGALKGPSIMPSGDKEAYDKVAPFLETIAAKDKNGLPCCTYVGPEGSGQFIKMVHNGVEYVEMQLLAEVTTILEALGQSPDVVANTLESWADTADSYLLEITTAIFKKKEGDDWLVKKILDKAGNKGTGNWTTIASAELGVPSTLIASALFSRYISFYKEERMELSKRFNYNTKSDLKISTDEVLKGYQFARIINHYQGFKLIAEASSKFEWDLNLSEIARIWTNGCIIRSSLMEELVSVFKDTANLLTNTELITKIDGYRPAAKKVVSEAVLSDIATPALSEAVQFLNGITTEYASANVIQAQRDYFGAHTYLRLDDASGKSHHTKWN; encoded by the coding sequence TTGAAAAAAGTAATATTTGTTATAGGTGTTTCAGGTTGTGGAAAAAGCACTATTGGAAAGTTGTTGTCTGAAGCATTAGATATTCCTTTTTTTGATGGTGACGATTTTCATCCGGAAAGTAATATTACAAAAATGTCTAATGGACAAGCTTTGAATGATGCTGACAGACAAGGTTGGTTAGAGACTTTAAATAACTTAGCAAAAAAGCAGCTTAATAAAGGAAGTTGTGTAATCGTATGTTCTGCTTTAAAGCAAAAGTATCGCGATTTATTAAGTCTTACTATTGAAGACGATACGGCTTGGGTGCATTTAAACGGGGCTTTTGATCAGATATTAGAAAGAGTAAATAGTAGAGCGGATCATTTTATGCCTGCCGAATTACTACAATCGCAATTTGATACTTTAGAAATTCCTAAAAATGCGATTCAAATAGATATCAGTGCGACACCAGAAAATATTATTAAAATAATAAAACAAGAATTAATGAATACCTCAGAGTTTGGATTATTTGGTTTGGGTATCATGGGAAAAAGCCTGTGTAGAAATTTAGCTAATAACGGTTTTAAAATTTCGATGTTTAACAGGCATGTCGATAGTGTAGAGGTTGATGTTGCTAAAAATTTTAAAGCACAATATACTGAGTTGGCGCAAGCGGAAGCTTTTGATGATATTTCAGCCTTTGTAAATTCTTTACAACAACCAAGACGGATTATGCTAATGGTTAATGCGGGTAAAACAATAGATTATGTTATTGAAGATTTATTGCCTCATTTAACAAAAAATGATATCATAATTGACGGAGGAAATTCAAACTATAAAAAAACAAAAGAACGTTACGATTATTTAAAGACTAAGGGGGTTAATTTTATTGGGACAGGGGTTTCTGGTGGAGAAGAAGGAGCTTTAAAAGGACCATCTATAATGCCAAGTGGTGATAAAGAAGCTTATGATAAAGTGGCGCCTTTTTTGGAAACTATTGCAGCTAAAGATAAAAACGGTTTGCCTTGTTGTACGTATGTCGGCCCAGAAGGAAGCGGTCAGTTTATTAAAATGGTGCACAATGGTGTGGAGTATGTAGAAATGCAATTGCTAGCTGAGGTAACTACTATTTTGGAGGCTTTAGGACAAAGTCCGGATGTAGTTGCTAATACTTTGGAGTCTTGGGCTGACACAGCAGATAGTTATTTACTAGAAATAACAACAGCTATTTTTAAAAAGAAAGAAGGCGACGATTGGCTGGTAAAAAAGATATTAGATAAAGCAGGTAATAAGGGGACGGGTAACTGGACGACGATTGCATCTGCGGAACTAGGAGTGCCAAGTACTTTAATTGCTTCAGCGTTGTTTTCAAGATATATTTCGTTTTATAAAGAGGAGCGAATGGAATTAAGTAAACGATTTAATTACAATACTAAATCAGATTTAAAAATCAGTACTGATGAGGTCTTGAAAGGATATCAGTTTGCAAGAATTATTAACCATTATCAAGGGTTTAAGTTAATAGCAGAAGCTTCAAGTAAATTTGAATGGGATTTAAATCTTAGTGAAATTGCTAGAATTTGGACTAATGGTTGCATAATTAGATCTTCTCTAATGGAGGAATTAGTTAGTGTGTTTAAGGATACAGCTAACTTATTAACTAATACAGAATTAATAACAAAGATTGATGGTTACAGACCTGCAGCTAAAAAGGTAGTGTCGGAAGCTGTTCTTAGTGATATTGCAACACCGGCTCTAAGTGAAGCTGTTCAGTTTTTGAACGGAATAACAACAGAATATGCTTCGGCAAATGTAATCCAAGCTCAACGTGATTATTTCGGGGCGCATACGTATCTAAGGTTAGACGATGCTTCAGGTAAGTCTCATCATACCAAATGGAACTAA
- a CDS encoding Nramp family divalent metal transporter produces MDVTTPKNSFFKKIIAIVLGFGPGIFAIGYTIGTGSVTSMIVAGSKFNMQLLWVLLLSCLFSGILMFAYGNYGLITGETALYGFKKHLKYGKALAILIIVGITFGQWNSLMGILGISSNIIFEILAVNFEGLGAYKYETVLITAIIIIITFYLLMLVGKYTFFEKILVIFVTLMGFSFLLSLCFVQPLPLDVVKGLIPTIPDVPGGKMLVAAFVGTTMASATFLSRPLFVKGKGWDIKNLGQQKRDSITAAILIFIISATIMAVAAGALFYQGKEVNSVLDMANTLEPVAGKWAVTIFFFGALSAGLSSIFPCLLIAPLLLADYQSGELDTSSKQFRVVTFVACLVALIGPAFGANPIEIQILSQVFNVFVLPLVILGIIIMVNSKKVMGNYKTSLFVNIGLFAALLFACVISYNGIIALTEYF; encoded by the coding sequence ATGGATGTAACAACACCTAAAAATTCATTTTTCAAAAAGATTATAGCTATCGTATTAGGTTTTGGTCCTGGTATTTTTGCTATTGGGTATACTATAGGTACTGGAAGTGTTACTTCAATGATTGTTGCAGGAAGTAAATTTAATATGCAATTATTGTGGGTGTTGCTTTTAAGTTGTTTGTTTTCTGGAATATTAATGTTTGCTTACGGAAACTATGGTTTGATAACAGGAGAAACAGCACTCTATGGTTTTAAAAAACATTTAAAATATGGTAAAGCTTTAGCTATCTTAATTATAGTTGGTATTACGTTTGGACAATGGAATTCTTTGATGGGGATTTTAGGGATTTCATCTAATATTATTTTTGAAATATTAGCAGTCAATTTTGAGGGATTGGGTGCTTATAAATATGAAACAGTTTTAATAACGGCGATTATAATTATTATTACGTTTTACTTATTGATGCTAGTTGGGAAGTATACTTTTTTTGAAAAAATATTAGTCATTTTTGTGACGTTAATGGGGTTTTCATTTTTGTTATCCTTATGTTTTGTGCAACCGCTTCCCTTAGATGTTGTTAAAGGGTTGATACCTACGATTCCGGATGTTCCAGGAGGTAAAATGTTAGTTGCGGCATTTGTTGGGACTACTATGGCGTCTGCTACATTTTTATCAAGACCATTATTTGTTAAAGGTAAAGGTTGGGACATTAAAAACTTAGGGCAACAAAAAAGAGATTCTATCACCGCAGCAATTTTAATATTTATAATTAGTGCAACTATTATGGCTGTAGCAGCTGGAGCCTTGTTTTATCAAGGAAAAGAAGTTAACAGTGTATTGGATATGGCTAATACTTTAGAGCCAGTTGCTGGAAAATGGGCTGTTACTATATTTTTCTTCGGAGCGTTAAGTGCTGGTTTGTCGTCTATATTTCCATGCCTTTTAATAGCGCCTTTATTGCTTGCAGATTATCAATCAGGAGAGTTAGATACAAGTTCTAAACAGTTTAGAGTTGTAACTTTTGTAGCGTGTTTGGTAGCTTTGATCGGGCCTGCTTTTGGAGCAAACCCTATTGAAATTCAGATTTTATCTCAAGTGTTTAATGTATTTGTTTTACCTCTTGTGATTTTGGGTATTATAATAATGGTGAATAGTAAAAAGGTTATGGGGAATTATAAAACCAGTCTTTTTGTCAATATTGGGTTGTTTGCAGCGTTGCTTTTTGCTTGTGTCATTTCTTATAATGGTATTATAGCCTTAACAGAATACTTTTAA
- a CDS encoding chondroitinase-B domain-containing protein, which translates to MKKQPLFSLLLIVCLFVSISCKEKESATNRLLVKDVAEFNTAVKKASPGDIITLANGIWKDAELVFEGHGTTEKPITLTVETKGEVTLEGASNLQLAGEHLIVNGLVFKNGYTPTNAVISFRKNREELANNTRLTECVIDNFNNPERQVQDYWVTIYGKNNRIDHNHISGKKNLGVTMIVGLDTKESVQNNHKIDHNYFGPRPTYGNNGGETLRIGTSHTALENSKTLVESNYFDRTNGEHEIISNKSCQNTFKYNTFFECTGTLTMRHGNETLVDGNVFIGNGKPSTGGVRIINESQTVINNYHVGLTGYRFRGAFVMMNGVPNSPPNRYVPVIDSKLNNNTFVNCDHIQLGAGSDSERSQAPRTSEISGNIFYNDTKDDTFTVYDDISGITFKDNLLGTNGKTSITSGFENAEITLVKNEQGFLIPTSDKIKSKVTISPNVATKENTGTTWYSKADTNIALNSGKTIKVKAGINTLYEIVKESEAGDIIELEEAGIYLITKAVQIKHPLTFKTSGTKKATILFERMMAFEIQNGGSLSLENVSFDGTKSPDYAGNSVISTSKNSMLDNYKLFIDNCEFKDMVVNHSFDVLRVSKGTFADTISIQNSTFKNISGHIAALDKETDDIGAYNVEYMLMKNNTVNDMQGAALRLYRGGKDESTFGPFLEVDHNVFNNVGFGKKNKYKAAMSLYGVQVNDIQNNNFNNTKGLKMHLVVGEPIVNVVNNNYYKSGEIEVTGDEKYNVENLYSIEPEFKEGTFQLLEESSLRGKGTDKKEIGIIAKN; encoded by the coding sequence ATGAAAAAACAACCACTATTTTCGCTTTTATTAATCGTCTGTTTATTTGTTTCAATTTCTTGTAAAGAAAAAGAGTCTGCTACTAATAGATTGTTAGTTAAAGATGTAGCTGAGTTTAATACTGCTGTTAAAAAGGCAAGTCCAGGTGATATTATCACTTTAGCTAATGGTATTTGGAAAGATGCTGAATTGGTTTTTGAAGGTCACGGAACTACAGAAAAGCCTATTACTTTAACAGTAGAAACTAAAGGAGAGGTGACTCTAGAAGGGGCTTCAAATCTTCAATTGGCAGGAGAACATTTAATTGTTAATGGTCTTGTTTTTAAAAATGGGTATACCCCAACAAATGCCGTTATTTCATTTAGAAAAAACAGAGAAGAATTAGCTAATAATACAAGATTAACAGAGTGTGTTATTGATAATTTTAATAATCCAGAGCGTCAAGTGCAAGATTATTGGGTCACTATCTACGGAAAAAATAATCGCATAGATCACAATCATATTTCAGGTAAAAAGAATTTAGGGGTGACTATGATTGTCGGTTTGGATACAAAAGAAAGTGTACAAAACAATCATAAAATTGATCATAATTATTTCGGACCACGTCCAACCTACGGAAACAATGGTGGCGAAACATTGCGTATTGGTACCAGTCATACGGCATTAGAAAATTCTAAAACGTTAGTAGAATCTAACTATTTTGATAGAACTAACGGAGAACACGAAATTATCTCAAATAAATCGTGTCAAAATACTTTTAAATACAATACCTTTTTTGAATGTACAGGCACCTTAACGATGCGTCATGGAAATGAAACTTTGGTAGATGGGAATGTGTTTATAGGCAACGGAAAACCAAGTACTGGAGGTGTACGTATCATTAATGAATCACAAACTGTAATTAATAATTACCATGTTGGATTAACGGGCTATCGTTTTAGAGGTGCTTTTGTAATGATGAATGGTGTGCCAAATTCGCCACCAAATCGTTACGTACCTGTTATAGATTCTAAGCTAAATAATAACACGTTTGTAAATTGTGATCATATTCAATTAGGTGCAGGTAGTGATTCTGAAAGAAGTCAAGCGCCAAGAACGTCAGAGATTTCAGGAAATATCTTTTATAATGACACTAAAGACGACACATTTACGGTGTATGATGATATTAGTGGCATTACATTTAAAGATAATCTTTTAGGTACAAATGGTAAAACCAGTATTACTAGCGGCTTTGAAAACGCAGAAATAACATTAGTAAAAAACGAACAAGGATTTTTAATACCGACTTCGGATAAAATTAAATCTAAAGTTACTATAAGTCCAAATGTCGCAACCAAAGAAAATACAGGGACGACTTGGTACTCTAAGGCAGATACAAACATTGCTTTAAATTCTGGTAAAACAATAAAAGTTAAAGCGGGTATTAATACACTGTATGAAATTGTTAAGGAGTCTGAAGCTGGCGATATAATAGAATTAGAAGAAGCTGGTATTTATCTAATTACTAAAGCAGTTCAGATTAAGCACCCTTTAACTTTTAAAACTTCAGGAACAAAAAAAGCAACGATTTTATTTGAACGTATGATGGCTTTCGAAATTCAGAATGGTGGAAGTTTATCTTTAGAGAATGTATCGTTTGATGGTACAAAATCACCGGATTACGCAGGTAATTCAGTGATAAGCACAAGTAAAAATTCTATGTTAGATAATTACAAATTGTTTATTGATAATTGCGAGTTTAAAGATATGGTGGTTAATCATTCTTTTGATGTCTTACGAGTGTCTAAAGGGACATTTGCAGATACAATTAGTATTCAAAATTCTACTTTCAAAAATATATCAGGACATATTGCGGCATTAGACAAGGAAACTGATGACATTGGAGCTTATAATGTAGAATACATGTTAATGAAAAACAATACGGTTAACGATATGCAAGGTGCTGCATTACGATTATACAGAGGCGGAAAAGACGAAAGTACATTCGGACCGTTTCTAGAAGTCGATCATAATGTCTTTAATAATGTAGGTTTTGGTAAGAAAAACAAATACAAAGCAGCAATGTCTTTATATGGTGTGCAAGTAAATGATATCCAGAATAATAATTTTAATAATACTAAGGGTTTAAAAATGCACCTAGTTGTTGGAGAGCCCATTGTAAACGTAGTTAATAATAACTATTATAAGTCTGGTGAAATTGAAGTTACTGGAGACGAGAAATATAATGTAGAAAATCTTTATAGTATTGAGCCTGAGTTTAAGGAAGGAACATTTCAACTATTAGAGGAGTCTTCATTACGAGGGAAAGGGACAGATAAAAAAGAAATAGGAATTATTGCTAAAAACTAA